The Desulfovibrio fairfieldensis sequence CAGTGCGACCGCGCCTGCCCCTGGATGATCCCTCGGCGGCAATCCGGCGTGGGGCCGTATCTCAGCTTTGCGCCTCGTTATGCGGGCAACGGTCAGATGTTCAAATGCGATTACTGCCAGGATCTGCTGGCAGAGGGAAAACCGCCCGCCTGCATCGCGGCCTGTCCGCGTCAGGCCCAGCGCATAGGGCCGCGCAAGGATATGGTGCGCGCGGCCCGGGTCATGGCGGAGGAGCGCAAGGGCGATATTTTCGGCCTCAATGAAAACGGGGGCACCAATACTCTCTATGTTTCCTCGCTGGCCTTTCGCGACATGGAAGCGGAGCTCTTGCGCGAGGATCAGATCGGTTACGGCCGTCCCAGCCTGCGCCCGGCCGGAGCCAGCATGGACAAGGAAAACCGCCTGCTGGGCACGGTGCTGCTGGCCCCGCTGGCCGGAGCGGCCCTGGCTTGGCTGCGCATCTGGCGGGAAAAGCAGAAAAGGCGGCGGCCGTGAAAGAAGATCCTCGTCTGTTCTCGGCCTTTTTCAAGCTGCTCTGGGCGGCCTGCATGCTGGCCGCCATTGTGAGCGGTCTGGCCCATCTGCCCTTTGCTTTCCGCTACGGGCTGATCAACACTTGGCGTGCCTCGCCCACAGTGGCGCATTACTGGTCGGCGGCAGCCCTGCTTCTGCTGGGCACGTACGCGGCGGTGGTCTGGTGCACATTGGGACGGCGGGACTATGCGCTGACCCCCTGGGGCGGCCTGCGGGTGGCCCTGCTGCTGGTTCTGGCAGTTACCGGCCTGCTGCTGATCCTGCACAATCTGCCGGGATTCTCCGTATACGGCGCGACCTACGCCGTCATCAAACTCGGTCATTTGTTCTGCGCCCTGGCCCTGCCCCTGCTTCTCTTTGTCCATGGCTGCCTGCGTCTTCTGGGGCGCGGTCGCTGGGTCAGGCTGTTGCCGGCCGCGCGCAGGCGTAAATCGCGCGGGCTCCCGGCGACGGATTAAAACGCGCAGTAGCGTTTCTGTGTCTGCTGAAACGGATAATTACAGCTTTTGCGCTTGAAATGTTGCACATTTGCACATTTCAAACTCTACGCCGTCCCGGTCGCTTCCTTGCTCTTGGGCGCTGGCGTCCGTTTACGCGGACGCCAGGGTAATCATTTATTTCAAAAGTGAATTGCTCTGAGAGGGGCAGGGGGCGGGTAGCGGCCTCATGCCGCGCGGCGTTCAGGCGCACTCCGGAATTGTTTCGGGTGCGCTTTTTTCGCGAGCACAATGTCGTCGTCCTGTCCCCGCGCTGCCATCAACTATGCCGGATAATAATTGACAACAATAAATTGAACTGCCGTGTCGGTTTTATTTTCATAGCTGTGGGTTGATGAAGACTCAAAACACAGCGCGTCTCCCGGTCCGTGACCGCCCGCGTGATGCCGAAAGGCGAAGAAACTGCGGGGCGGGTAATCGCCGATTTTCCCAGCAGGAGGATCAGATCTCGCCGGTGGACGCCGCCTTGAGCTGCCCACAGGCGGCCTTGATGTCCTGTCCCTTGCTCTTGCGGACAATGGCCGTGATATGGCGCTTCCAGAGGCATTGCTCAAAGGCCAGCACGCGCGCCTCGTCCGGAGCCGCGTAGGGCGCGCCTTCGGCGGGATTGTAGACGATGAGATTGAGCTTGCCCTTGATGTCGGCCACCAGCCGGGCCAGTTCCTCGGCCTGTCCCGGTCCGTCGTTGATCCCGCCCAGCAACAGATACTCAAAGGTGATCCGTTCCCGCGTCTTCAGCGGATAGGACTTGAGCGCGGCCAGCAGCTGGTCCAAAGGCCAACGCGCGGCCTTGGGCATGATCCGGGCGCGCAGCTCCTGAGTGGGCGCATGCAGGGAGACGGCCAGATAGGCCAGGCCGCTGGCGCCCAGCTCGGCCAGGCCCTTCTCAATGCCGCAGGTGGAAACCGTGATCCGGCGCGGCGAGAAATTGAGCCCCTTGTCGTTGTTCAGGCTTTGCAGGGCGCGCATAACTTCGCGCAGGTTGAGCAAAGGCTCGCCCATGCCCATGAACACCAGATTGCGCAGCACGGGCCAGTCGGGCCGGTTGTCGCCCAGGTGCTCGCGGGCCACCAGAATCTGCCCCAGAATTTCTCCCATGGTCATATTCCGTTCAAAGCCCATGTCGCCCGTGGCGCAGAAGGTACAGCCCATGGCGCAGCCCACCTGCGAGGACAGGCACTGGGTCCAGCGCCGCACGCCTTCGCGGGAATCCGAGGGAATCAGCACCGTCTCCACCAGCGCCCCGTCTTCCAGGCGGAGCAGAAACTTGGTGGTGCCGTCGCTGCTTTCCTGCACGCGGGCCACTTCAGGCCAGTCGATACGCGCCGTTTCCGCCAGGCGGGCCCGGCAGGCTTTGGAGACGTTGCTCATGGCATCGAAATCGCGGGCCATTTTCTGCCAGATCCACTGCCAGACCTGCACGGCCCGGAACTTGGGCTCGCCCAGCTCGGTCTGCATCCAGTCCGTGAGTTCGGGAAGGGTATAATTGAGGAGATTTATCATTGGCTTGTCCTGCCCGGCGGCAAGGGAAAGGCCGTTACCCCACGGACTTCCGCGCATACTCACGCACAAAGGCCACGGCGGATTCCAGATCCGTCACTTCGCCCGTGATCTGGGCCTGCAGCAACGCGTCGCGGATCACACCCACCATGGGGCCGGGGGCCAGACGAGTTTCGCTCATGATTTCATTGCCGTTGAGCAGGGGTTCCAGCATCTGTTCCGGGGTTTCGGCCCGGTCCAGATATTTCATATTGTGGTTGAAGGACGTATAGCTGCCTTCGCGGGCCTGAAGGTCGGCACGGGCCATGGCGATAAGGCGTGGATATTCGTCCAGGGCCTTAAAGCGGCGGATGCCCCTGTCGGTCATCATGAAGTGGAAGCGCATGTGGTGGTTCACCAGGTGGCAGAGCAGGTCGATGTCCTCCTGGGCGAAGTGCAGACGGCGCAGGATCTTGCGCGTGACCTTGGCCCCCACCCGGTGGTGCTGGTAGAAGGTCCACTGGCCGTCGAAATATTCACCGGTGAAGAGCTTGCCCACATCGTGAAAGAGCATGGCCATGGTGCCCAGCCAGTCGTAGTGGAAACCTTCTTCCGGGTAGTGTTTCATGCATTCCAGGGTGTGGTCGAAGACATTCACCTCCACGCCGTCCCTGTCGCGCTCCTGGCAGACACAGGAGAGCGCCGCCACTTCCGGGATCAGGCCTTGGAGAATATGGGCGTCGTAAAGCAGGCGCACGAAGCGGTACATGGATTCGGCGGCCACCTTGCGCCATTCGTCCATGATATCCGTGGCGGGCACGTAGTCCAGCACGCGCACCGAGGAGCGCACAATCGCCATCCAGGTGTTGGGATCAATGGGGATGTCGAAGTTGGCCGCGAAGCGCAAGGCCCGCACGGCCAGCAGGTAGTTGTGACGCAGGGTTTCGTCCGGCAGGCCGGTGAGCCGGATGGTGCCGCCCTTGAAATCGGCAAAGCCCTCATAGGCGTCGCCGGTGGGGGCCGGGCTGCCGAAACCGGTCATGCGCAGTTGCTCGCGTTCCTTGGGGTCCATCATGGCGGCCATGCTGGGCGTGATGCGCAGCAGCGAAAGCTCCGGATGCCCGGCGTCCGCCACTTCCAGCGGATAGAAACGGAAAAGCACCCCGTTTTCCTCCAGTTCGGCCAGCGCACGCTTTTCCGACTCCATGCGGGCCTTGGGGAAGAGCTTGACCAGGGTGTCCATATCCGGCTCGCAGGCAATGTCAACGGCGGGCTGCCGGACGGCGCGCAACAGTTGCTCCTGCAGGGGCGCGTTGATGACATGCGCGTCATAGCCGTTGCGCAGCAGGGTTTTGCAGATGGTGATGGCTTCTTTGAGCGCTTGATGCATCGTGGGCTCCTTGCGAAAGATGGGCACAGCGTCGTCCTCGCGGCCGGACGGGCCGCAAAACGCGCGGAAGAGCAATGGCGGTGCAACGGACGGGAAGTCGCCCGCAGGGGCCCTTTCTGAAAATCCGGACGGGTCGCGGCGGGAGCGGTTTCCGTTGTGTCGTTATACGCGTGGCTCAAGGGTAGAATGTGCTGGTGTCGCGTCAAGCGACACATGCCGCAAGCCCGTAAAGGGTTGCGCGCCGCCATAGACGACGTAAGCACAGCAAAAACCATGGGTTCTGCTGTGCAATCTTCACGCCGAACCGACAGGTGGGGCGTGATATCGCATTAGTTCAATTATGCACAGGAGGCGGTCTGAAAGTCAAGCATCCCGCTCTGTTGGGTCGGGAATGCCGCGCCGCGCGCCGAAAAAGCGAAGGCGAAATGAAGACGCCCCGCGCCATAACGGCGCGGGGCGTCGAGGCTGTTGACAAAGTCGGCAGCCCCGAAAATCAGGAGCAGGTCGCGGCTTTGCCGCGCCGTTAAGCGACTGATTTTCGTGCCTTTCCACCCGGCGGCTTAGCCGCCGTTGGTGGCGCAAACCACGCAAAGCGGGGTTTGTCATCAGTCTGGACGCCCCGCGCCGTTATGGCGCGGGGCGTCGCTTCAGTGTGAAACAGGAAGGTTAGTCACTAAAATGATGGGCTTCCCGCTTGACGCCCAAGGCGATCTTCCAGAGCAGGGAGAGCACCAGCGCGCCCACGGCGTACACGCCGAGGGCCACGGCAATCTCCTTGGCCGTGGGCATGTAAGGCGTGAAGGCTTCAAACATGTTGGGCGTGAAACCGCCGATGAGCAGGCCCAGGCCCTTGTCGATCCAGCTGGCGGCCACCAGCATGATCAGCGCCAGAGGCAGCAGGGGGCCGGTCCGCCACTGCGGCGGAATCAGGATGGCCAGAGAGGCGAAGGCCATGATCACGGCCGCCCACATCCAGTAGCTCACCCAGGCCAGATGGCCGCCATGCCCGGAGAAGAGGAAGAGCATGGGCTCCATGTGGCCCGGAATCTGGCTGTAAAAGGCGGTGAAGAGCTCCAGCAGATAGAAGAAGACGTTCACGCACATGGCGTAAACAATGATGGTGGACAGGGTCTTGACGGCGTCCTTGCCGGGATCGAAGCCGGTCAGCCTGCGCACCAGGAAGAGCAGGAGCAGCAGGATGGCCGGACCGGAGCAAAAGGCCGAGGACAGGAAGCGCGCGGCCATGATGGCGGTGAGCCAGTAATGGCGGCCCGGAATGCCCGCGTACAGGAAGGCCGTGACTGTATGGATGGAGAAAGCCCAGAGAATGGAAAGGTAGATCAGGGGCTTGACCCATTTGGGCGGTTCCACGTCCAGGCGTTCGGCTTCCAGGGTGACCCAGCCGATGACGATGTTCAGGCAGAGATAGCCGATCAGCACGATCATGTCATAGAACATGACCGAATTGGGCGTGGGGTGGAGCATGACGTTGAGCATGCGCTGGGGCTGCCCGAGGTCCACCACGATGAACAGGGCGCACATGACCACGGCCGCCACGGCCATGAACTCGCCGAAGATGATCATGCGCTTGAATTTTTTGTAATGGTGGAAATAGGCGGGCAAGACCAGCATCACGGCCGAGGCCGCCACGCCGACGAAATAGGTGAACTGCGAAATATACAGTCCCCAGGAGACCTCACGGTTCATGCCCGTGATGCCGAGACCGCTCTGGAGCTGGTCCAGATAGACAAGGCCGCAGCCCGCGATGACGCAGAGCAGAAAGAGCAGCCACACATAATAGCTCTTGGGACCGGAAAACAATTTTTCAAGCATGGCCTGTTCTCCCTAAATAAGGTAGTAGACGCCGGGCTGCGTGCCCAGATTGGGCTTGCGGCGAATACTGTAGTTGGCGGCCAGGGCCTGACGCACCGTTGAATTGGGATCTTCCAGATCGCCGAAGAGAATCTTGCCGCCCGAGGCTTCCACGCAGGCGGGCATCTGGCCCGCGGCCAGGCGCTCGGCGCAGAAGGTGCACTTTTCCACCACGCCGATCATGCGCGTGGGGAAGGTCGGGTTGGGCACGGGATCCGAAAGATACTTGCGCGGGTCCACAAAGTTGAAGGAACGCGCCCCGTACGGACACCCGGCCATGCAGAAGCGGCAGCCGATGCAGCGGTGGTAGTCCATGGCCACGATGCCGTCTTCCATTCTGTAAGTGGCCTGGGTGGGGCAGACGCGCACGCAGGGCGGATTGGTGCAGTGGTTGCACAGCAGCGGGTAGCTGGCCTGGCGCGTCTTGTCGTTGATGTGGGCGTTCATGTCGTCCGGGAAGACGTGGTCGTACTTGTCCAGCCAGAACCATTTGATGTTCTGGTTGCCGGGAATGTGCGGCACATTGTGGACCTTGTGGCAGGCTTCGATCAGCGGCTCGTAGTCTTCGGGGCTGCGGAAGAGGCGGGTGTCGATGACCATGGCCCAACGCTTGGCGGTCAGCGCATGCTCCCCTTTCTCATAACGGCCGGGCGCGATTTGGGCCCGCGCCGCGCCCGCCGTACCGGCAAGGCTTGCCATCCCGCTGCTCAGGGCAAAGGCCGAAAGCCCCGCCACTTTCAGAAAGCTTCTTCTGCTCGTGTTCATTACTTGCCCTCCGTGGGAATAATGTGGCAAGTCCAGCAATAGGGATAGACGCTGTTGGCCACGTGGCACTTTTCGCAGAATTCCTTGTAGTTGTTGTGGCATTTCAGGCAGGTGTTCTGCAGGCTGATGACCCACTTCTTGCCGTCTTTGGCGGACACATAGATGCGGTTTTCCTTGCGCAGGGCCTCGTCGCGCCACTCGTTGAGCAGGCGCATATGCTGGGCGCGCATGAATTCCACGTCCTCGATGCAGTTCTTTTCATCCTTGGGCAGCACCACGTCGGTTTTCTTGTAGTCCTGTCCCAGATAGCTCACCCAGAAGGGAGAGCTGAACAGCACCACAAAAATGACGATGCCCGTGATCACAGCTTTGGCGTTATACATCTATCGGCCCTCCCCCTGCGCCTCAGGCGCATCCGCCGGGCTTTCCTCCGGCTCGTCCTCCGCCACGTTGGGCAGCTCTTCCTGGCGCAGGTCCATGGTGCGCTTGATCTCGCCCTTCATGACCAGGGCGTTGCCCACCAGCTCGTGCAGGCCGCTCACGCTCACGCCGGGCGCCCAGTAGTCGGCCAGCGGCGGCAGCGTGGCGCGGTCGATGGCGCAGACGCAGGCCATGTGGTTGACGCCGTCTTTCTGCTGCACATAACGCAGGGCGTTGCCGCGCGGCATGCCGGAACGCATGCGCAGCTCCATGATTTCCTCGGTGTTCAGACCCGAACCCGCGCCGCAGCAGAAGGTCTGCTCGCGAATGGTGTTTTCGGGCATTTCCACGAAGTTGTTGCAGACGTGCTTGAGCACGTAGCGCGGTTCGTCCAGCAGGCCCATGCCGCGCGCCGGGTTGCAGGAATCGTGGAAGGTGGTCACCAGATGGTCGTTGCGGTTCGGGTCGAGCTTGAGCTTGTTGTGGTAGATCAGGTCGGCCGTGAATTCCGCGATATGCACCATCTTGGTGGAGGTGGCGTTGCTGAACACCGTGCCGGTAATGGGCGACACCGGAATTTCCATGTTGGCCGGGGCCGGACCGTTGTAGGTGTCCATGTACTGGTTGATCACGCGCCACATATGGCCGCACTCGCCGCCCAGAAGCCATTTGACGTTCAGGCGCTCGGCCTCGGCGTACATCTTGGCGTTGAGCTTCTTGGCCATGTTGAAGGAGGTGAAGGAACCGAAGTTGCCGCCCTCCGAGGCGTAGGTGGACAGGGTGTAGTCCAGGTCCAGCTCGTGGAAGAGCAGGAGATAACCCATGAAGGTATAGATGCCGGGATCCGCGAACACGTCGCCCGAGGGGGTGATGAAGAGGATTTCGGCGTTCTTTTTGTTAAAGGGCGTCTTGGGGCGGATGCCGGTGACGGTTTCGCAGTCGTCGGCCAGCATTTCCACGATTTCCACAAAGGAATGGGGCTGGATGCCCAGGTGGTTGCCGGTGAAGCTGCAGTTTTTGACCGGGTCCATGATCCAGTGGATGCCCAGGCCCACCTCATGCAGCAGTTCGCGCACGATCATGGTGATTTCCGCCGTGTCGATGCCGTAGGGGCAGTACAGCGAGCAGCGGCGGCATTCCGTACACTGGTAGGCGTAGTAGAAGAGCTCCTTGACCACGCTCATGTCCCAGCCGCGCGCGCCCACCTTCTTGCCCAGAATCTTGCCGAGCATGGTGTAGTCGCGCCGGTAGAGGGAACGCAACAGCTCGGCGCGCAGCACGGGCATGTTTTTGGGGTCGTTGGTGCCCAGGAAGAAGTGGCACTTGTCCGCGCAGGCGCCGCAGCGCACGCAGATGTCCATGAACAGCTTCAGCGAGCGGTGCTTCTCCAGCCGGTCGGCAAAGGCGTCACAGAGAATTTTTTCCCAATTCTCCGGCAG is a genomic window containing:
- a CDS encoding 4Fe-4S dicluster domain-containing protein; this encodes MGKNRFFQRRRFLQGAAGLLLGGTLPSALVPVAAKAGNLTGEPLTTLIDVDACDGCGACVRACRDRNLEGVPLPVRQPPQPYPSWIRIQDWSGKRDVTDRLTPYNWLYLQSCTVQTEAGARKVFLPRRCMHCINPPCANLCSTGAARQRASGAVYIDHGSCMGDGQCDRACPWMIPRRQSGVGPYLSFAPRYAGNGQMFKCDYCQDLLAEGKPPACIAACPRQAQRIGPRKDMVRAARVMAEERKGDIFGLNENGGTNTLYVSSLAFRDMEAELLREDQIGYGRPSLRPAGASMDKENRLLGTVLLAPLAGAALAWLRIWREKQKRRRP
- the rlmN gene encoding 23S rRNA (adenine(2503)-C(2))-methyltransferase RlmN codes for the protein MINLLNYTLPELTDWMQTELGEPKFRAVQVWQWIWQKMARDFDAMSNVSKACRARLAETARIDWPEVARVQESSDGTTKFLLRLEDGALVETVLIPSDSREGVRRWTQCLSSQVGCAMGCTFCATGDMGFERNMTMGEILGQILVAREHLGDNRPDWPVLRNLVFMGMGEPLLNLREVMRALQSLNNDKGLNFSPRRITVSTCGIEKGLAELGASGLAYLAVSLHAPTQELRARIMPKAARWPLDQLLAALKSYPLKTRERITFEYLLLGGINDGPGQAEELARLVADIKGKLNLIVYNPAEGAPYAAPDEARVLAFEQCLWKRHITAIVRKSKGQDIKAACGQLKAASTGEI
- a CDS encoding HD domain-containing protein, coding for MHQALKEAITICKTLLRNGYDAHVINAPLQEQLLRAVRQPAVDIACEPDMDTLVKLFPKARMESEKRALAELEENGVLFRFYPLEVADAGHPELSLLRITPSMAAMMDPKEREQLRMTGFGSPAPTGDAYEGFADFKGGTIRLTGLPDETLRHNYLLAVRALRFAANFDIPIDPNTWMAIVRSSVRVLDYVPATDIMDEWRKVAAESMYRFVRLLYDAHILQGLIPEVAALSCVCQERDRDGVEVNVFDHTLECMKHYPEEGFHYDWLGTMAMLFHDVGKLFTGEYFDGQWTFYQHHRVGAKVTRKILRRLHFAQEDIDLLCHLVNHHMRFHFMMTDRGIRRFKALDEYPRLIAMARADLQAREGSYTSFNHNMKYLDRAETPEQMLEPLLNGNEIMSETRLAPGPMVGVIRDALLQAQITGEVTDLESAVAFVREYARKSVG
- the dsrP gene encoding sulfate reduction electron transfer complex DsrMKJOP subunit DsrP produces the protein MLEKLFSGPKSYYVWLLFLLCVIAGCGLVYLDQLQSGLGITGMNREVSWGLYISQFTYFVGVAASAVMLVLPAYFHHYKKFKRMIIFGEFMAVAAVVMCALFIVVDLGQPQRMLNVMLHPTPNSVMFYDMIVLIGYLCLNIVIGWVTLEAERLDVEPPKWVKPLIYLSILWAFSIHTVTAFLYAGIPGRHYWLTAIMAARFLSSAFCSGPAILLLLLFLVRRLTGFDPGKDAVKTLSTIIVYAMCVNVFFYLLELFTAFYSQIPGHMEPMLFLFSGHGGHLAWVSYWMWAAVIMAFASLAILIPPQWRTGPLLPLALIMLVAASWIDKGLGLLIGGFTPNMFEAFTPYMPTAKEIAVALGVYAVGALVLSLLWKIALGVKREAHHFSD
- the dsrO gene encoding sulfate reduction electron transfer complex DsrMKJOP subunit DsrO, whose amino-acid sequence is MNTSRRSFLKVAGLSAFALSSGMASLAGTAGAARAQIAPGRYEKGEHALTAKRWAMVIDTRLFRSPEDYEPLIEACHKVHNVPHIPGNQNIKWFWLDKYDHVFPDDMNAHINDKTRQASYPLLCNHCTNPPCVRVCPTQATYRMEDGIVAMDYHRCIGCRFCMAGCPYGARSFNFVDPRKYLSDPVPNPTFPTRMIGVVEKCTFCAERLAAGQMPACVEASGGKILFGDLEDPNSTVRQALAANYSIRRKPNLGTQPGVYYLI
- the dsrJ gene encoding sulfate reduction electron transfer complex DsrMKJOP subunit DsrJ translates to MYNAKAVITGIVIFVVLFSSPFWVSYLGQDYKKTDVVLPKDEKNCIEDVEFMRAQHMRLLNEWRDEALRKENRIYVSAKDGKKWVISLQNTCLKCHNNYKEFCEKCHVANSVYPYCWTCHIIPTEGK
- the dsrK gene encoding sulfate reduction electron transfer complex DsrMKJOP subunit DsrK, producing the protein MAKLPTPQMLVASRPAFPDKSWLDTKPEFMPGSFCYPAKKETMELLHMPNPHEWDPAAEDWNLPENWEKILCDAFADRLEKHRSLKLFMDICVRCGACADKCHFFLGTNDPKNMPVLRAELLRSLYRRDYTMLGKILGKKVGARGWDMSVVKELFYYAYQCTECRRCSLYCPYGIDTAEITMIVRELLHEVGLGIHWIMDPVKNCSFTGNHLGIQPHSFVEIVEMLADDCETVTGIRPKTPFNKKNAEILFITPSGDVFADPGIYTFMGYLLLFHELDLDYTLSTYASEGGNFGSFTSFNMAKKLNAKMYAEAERLNVKWLLGGECGHMWRVINQYMDTYNGPAPANMEIPVSPITGTVFSNATSTKMVHIAEFTADLIYHNKLKLDPNRNDHLVTTFHDSCNPARGMGLLDEPRYVLKHVCNNFVEMPENTIREQTFCCGAGSGLNTEEIMELRMRSGMPRGNALRYVQQKDGVNHMACVCAIDRATLPPLADYWAPGVSVSGLHELVGNALVMKGEIKRTMDLRQEELPNVAEDEPEESPADAPEAQGEGR